Proteins encoded in a region of the Haloarcula sp. CBA1129 genome:
- a CDS encoding CopG family transcriptional regulator — MDERIAEQAEKHDMTYSQYVRQVLNEHSGTPFECDETILCVDENSENPRKEGAA, encoded by the coding sequence ATGGACGAGAGAATCGCTGAACAGGCAGAAAAACACGATATGACGTACTCTCAGTACGTGCGCCAAGTTCTAAACGAGCATTCAGGAACTCCATTCGAGTGCGACGAAACTATCCTGTGTGTTGACGAAAACAGTGAGAACCCACGGAAAGAGGGGGCCGCCTAA
- a CDS encoding TIGR00341 family protein: MRLVQILIPTGKRDAVLSVLAEEGIDYVLTDETSAREFTAAVTFPVPTNALEPVLEELRDVGINDDGYTVVVDANTVISSQFDELEEKYAEEEDEDRIAREELTSKANDLAPSLSNYGLMTVISAIIATAGLLLDSPAVVVGSMVIAPLIGPAMTANVGTVVDDQEMFARGVKLQAIGLGLAVVSATVFALLVRYANVIPPLADVTSVSQIRERVAPDFLSLVVALGAGAAGVVSLTSGVSTALVGVMIAVALIPPAATVGIGIAWGQPLVSLGSAVLLLVNVLSINLAVLVGLWYQGYRPEHWFRESDARSATVKRIGVLAVSILVLSAFLGGVTFDSYQQATTESDIREGIEGSVDPPARVLSVEVESTNTAIFQQPRRVVVTVGLPPGAEQPLLVDQLDTVADDAAGQDVATEVHYVTVERNG, translated from the coding sequence GTGCGGCTGGTCCAGATACTGATTCCGACAGGGAAGCGTGACGCCGTCCTGAGCGTGCTGGCAGAGGAGGGCATTGATTACGTGCTCACTGACGAGACGAGTGCGCGGGAGTTCACCGCTGCCGTGACTTTTCCAGTCCCGACCAACGCACTCGAACCAGTCCTCGAAGAGTTGCGGGATGTCGGTATCAACGACGACGGCTATACGGTCGTCGTGGACGCGAACACTGTCATCTCTAGCCAGTTCGACGAGCTAGAGGAGAAGTACGCCGAGGAGGAAGACGAGGACCGCATCGCGCGGGAGGAACTCACCTCGAAGGCAAACGACCTCGCTCCCTCGCTGTCGAACTACGGGCTCATGACCGTCATCAGCGCGATTATCGCGACCGCGGGGCTCTTGCTCGATTCTCCCGCCGTCGTCGTCGGCTCGATGGTCATTGCACCGCTCATTGGGCCGGCGATGACCGCCAACGTCGGTACCGTCGTCGATGATCAGGAGATGTTCGCCCGGGGCGTCAAACTCCAAGCTATCGGACTCGGACTCGCCGTGGTAAGCGCGACTGTCTTCGCCCTGCTCGTCCGGTATGCCAACGTCATCCCGCCGCTCGCTGACGTGACCTCTGTCAGCCAGATACGCGAGCGGGTCGCCCCCGATTTCCTCTCGCTGGTCGTCGCACTCGGTGCTGGCGCGGCCGGCGTCGTTAGCCTCACCAGCGGCGTCTCAACGGCGCTGGTCGGTGTCATGATTGCTGTCGCGCTCATCCCGCCAGCGGCGACGGTCGGCATCGGCATCGCGTGGGGCCAACCGCTTGTCAGCCTCGGATCCGCTGTCCTCCTGCTGGTAAACGTCCTTTCGATCAATCTCGCAGTGCTTGTGGGGCTCTGGTATCAGGGCTACCGTCCGGAACACTGGTTCCGGGAGAGCGACGCCCGGTCGGCGACTGTCAAACGCATCGGCGTCCTCGCCGTGTCGATACTCGTCCTTTCAGCGTTTCTCGGCGGCGTCACCTTCGACTCCTACCAGCAGGCGACCACGGAGTCGGATATCCGCGAGGGCATCGAGGGAAGCGTCGACCCGCCGGCCCGCGTGCTGTCGGTCGAAGTCGAATCCACCAATACTGCGATCTTCCAACAGCCGCGCCGTGTCGTCGTCACCGTCGGCCTGCCGCCGGGCGCGGAGCAGCCACTGCTTGTCGACCAACTCGATACCGTGGCCGACGATGCGGCCGGCCAAGACGTTGCGACGGAAGTCCACTACGTCACTGTCGAACGGAACGGCTGA
- a CDS encoding MarR family transcriptional regulator, producing the protein MRYSGGWMVLADDRILEFIRNEGSGRPKVMADSGYVRYSRGYISKRCRKLVEHGLLNDLGNGVYTITERGERYLDGEIDTSEDAPDEIESQTDSAPPAGENHEQV; encoded by the coding sequence ATGCGATATTCCGGTGGCTGGATGGTCTTGGCAGACGACAGAATTCTAGAGTTCATCCGAAACGAAGGCTCTGGTAGGCCGAAAGTAATGGCGGACAGCGGATATGTTCGCTACTCACGGGGGTATATTTCCAAGCGTTGTAGGAAACTGGTTGAACACGGCTTGTTGAACGACTTGGGGAATGGCGTCTACACCATCACCGAACGCGGTGAGCGGTACTTAGACGGCGAGATAGACACGTCAGAAGACGCACCAGATGAAATCGAGTCGCAGACGGACAGCGCCCCTCCCGCTGGTGAGAACCACGAACAGGTGTAA
- a CDS encoding site-specific integrase produces MNLENYENQDGMKAWLSEQEVQQLLAQFDDTEKRVAVSLAVRCGLRSAEVLDIAPDHVVDTDAGTMLRVWESAKTGEYRETPMPPNLATTIRTVGDVREEAADVPLVDATTRTLRRWMDRATSDLLESTGDDGWQFVGMHDLRRTWATSLRSADVDAMVVCDWGGWDDLQTFLDHYRGTHTPEAQLREREKVEWL; encoded by the coding sequence ATGAACTTAGAGAACTACGAGAATCAGGACGGCATGAAGGCATGGCTATCTGAACAAGAGGTGCAGCAGTTACTCGCGCAGTTTGACGACACCGAGAAGCGCGTAGCGGTCTCGCTGGCTGTGCGGTGTGGCCTGCGGTCGGCGGAGGTGCTAGATATAGCGCCGGACCACGTAGTAGACACTGACGCGGGTACCATGCTCCGGGTGTGGGAGTCCGCAAAGACCGGCGAGTACCGCGAGACACCGATGCCACCGAACCTCGCCACCACCATCCGCACTGTGGGCGACGTGCGAGAGGAGGCGGCAGACGTGCCTCTCGTGGACGCTACGACGCGCACCCTTCGCCGTTGGATGGACCGCGCGACGAGCGACTTACTCGAGTCGACAGGAGACGATGGCTGGCAGTTCGTTGGGATGCACGACCTCCGCCGGACGTGGGCCACGTCGCTCCGGTCGGCCGACGTTGACGCGATGGTAGTCTGTGACTGGGGCGGCTGGGACGATCTACAAACGTTCCTCGACCACTACCGCGGGACGCACACACCTGAGGCGCAGCTACGAGAGCGCGAAAAGGTCGAGTGGCTGTAG
- a CDS encoding site-specific integrase, whose protein sequence is MTDDLEPLSPEAGVERFLTHREPSVRESTLNNAKTRLRYFLDWCDERDIEDLNTLSGRDIADFVAWRRGDIAPITLQKQLSTIRQALRWWADIDAVEEGLGEKVHAPELPDGAESKDVHLNPERAKAALDYYGRHRYASRDHALIALIWRTGMRRGAVHSLDVDDLLPEDHAVRVEHRIEEGTKLKNGEAGERWVYLGPKWFQILDDYLDNPDRVQGTDEFGRKPLFTTEDGGRPSPQTIYKWVMRALHPCSYASCPHDRTPETCEARSRTSNPAACPSSRSPHAVRRGAITHHLIQDTPPETVSERMDVSLDVLYQHYDARTEREKMDVRTDHLPQE, encoded by the coding sequence ATGACCGACGACCTCGAACCGCTGTCACCGGAGGCTGGTGTTGAGCGGTTCCTGACCCACCGTGAACCGTCAGTTCGGGAGTCGACGCTGAACAACGCGAAGACCCGACTCCGGTACTTCCTGGACTGGTGCGACGAGCGCGACATCGAGGACCTGAACACGCTTTCAGGCCGCGACATCGCGGACTTCGTGGCGTGGCGCCGTGGGGACATCGCTCCCATCACGCTACAGAAGCAACTCTCGACCATCCGGCAGGCCCTACGCTGGTGGGCCGATATCGACGCTGTGGAGGAAGGGTTGGGCGAGAAGGTCCATGCGCCTGAGCTACCGGACGGCGCGGAGAGCAAGGACGTGCATCTCAATCCTGAGCGGGCAAAGGCGGCGCTCGATTACTACGGCCGCCACCGCTACGCGAGTCGGGATCACGCCCTAATTGCTCTCATATGGCGTACTGGGATGCGGCGCGGTGCGGTCCACTCGCTCGATGTGGACGATCTCCTACCTGAGGACCACGCGGTGCGGGTAGAGCATCGCATCGAGGAGGGTACGAAGCTCAAGAACGGGGAAGCCGGCGAGCGGTGGGTCTATCTAGGCCCGAAGTGGTTCCAGATTCTCGACGATTATCTGGACAACCCCGACCGTGTGCAGGGAACCGACGAGTTCGGCCGGAAGCCGCTGTTCACTACAGAAGACGGTGGCCGACCGTCGCCGCAGACCATCTACAAGTGGGTGATGCGGGCGCTACACCCGTGCAGCTACGCGAGTTGTCCGCACGACCGGACACCGGAGACGTGTGAAGCCCGCAGCCGGACCTCGAACCCGGCAGCGTGCCCGTCGTCGCGGTCGCCCCATGCAGTCCGTCGGGGCGCTATCACTCACCACCTGATACAGGACACTCCTCCGGAGACGGTGAGCGAGCGCATGGATGTCTCTCTGGATGTGCTGTATCAGCACTACGACGCCCGGACCGAGCGCGAGAAGATGGACGTACGAACCGACCACCTACCACAGGAGTAA
- the engB gene encoding GTP-binding protein EngB, whose product MFESRPDRDAEVVLVGRSNVGKSTLMREITGHTFDTGQRPGVTRSPNHFDWASTDFVISDLPGFGYMKGVPEDVREEIKTDVVQYVERHAEHILLGILVVDGKSVIDIIDRHSGPDEIPHDVEMFHFLREVGVEPVVAVNKMDKVDDKDDRLNELCDRLGLHPPWQQWQETIAPISAKRNSIEPLNEAVRHHLHEAQRDDLFQFF is encoded by the coding sequence ATGTTCGAATCACGACCGGACCGCGACGCCGAGGTGGTGCTTGTCGGCCGGTCAAACGTCGGGAAATCGACGTTGATGCGCGAGATAACGGGCCACACGTTCGACACGGGCCAGCGGCCCGGTGTCACGCGTTCGCCTAACCACTTCGACTGGGCCAGCACCGATTTCGTCATCAGTGATCTCCCCGGCTTCGGGTACATGAAAGGCGTCCCCGAGGACGTCCGTGAGGAAATCAAGACTGATGTGGTCCAGTACGTCGAGCGTCACGCCGAGCATATTCTCCTCGGTATCCTCGTCGTGGACGGCAAGTCCGTCATCGACATCATCGACCGCCACTCCGGCCCCGACGAGATTCCACACGACGTGGAGATGTTTCACTTCCTCCGAGAGGTCGGCGTCGAACCGGTCGTCGCCGTCAACAAGATGGACAAGGTCGACGACAAGGACGACCGTTTGAACGAACTCTGTGACCGACTCGGACTGCACCCGCCGTGGCAACAGTGGCAAGAGACTATCGCACCGATCAGCGCGAAACGCAACTCCATCGAGCCGCTGAACGAGGCCGTCCGACACCACCTCCACGAGGCCCAGCGGGATGACCTGTTTCAGTTCTTCTGA